Proteins from one Bos taurus isolate L1 Dominette 01449 registration number 42190680 breed Hereford chromosome 7, ARS-UCD2.0, whole genome shotgun sequence genomic window:
- the CKMT2 gene encoding creatine kinase S-type, mitochondrial precursor (The RefSeq protein has 1 substitution compared to this genomic sequence), with translation MASTFSKLLTGRNASLLFATLGTGALTTGYLLNKQNVCAAAREQHKLFPPSADYPDLRKHNNCMAECLTPAIYAKLRNKVTPSGYTLDQCIQTGVDNPGHPFIKTVGMVAGDEESYEVFADLFDPVIKLRHNGYDPRVMKHPTDLDASKITQGQFDERYVLSSRVRTGRSIRGLSLPPACSRAELREVENVAITALEGLKGDLAGRYYKLSEMTEQDQQRLIDDHFLFDKPVSPLLTCAGMARDWPDARGIWHNYDKTFLIWINEEDHTRVISMEKGGNMKRVFERFCRGLKEVERLIQERGWEFMWNERLGYILTCPSNLGTGLRAGVHVRIPKLSKDPRFSKILENLRLQKRGTGGVDTAAVADVYDISNIDRIGRSEVELVQIVIDGVNYLVDCEKKLERGQDIKVPPPLPQFGKK, from the exons ATGGCCAGTACCTTCTCAAAGTTGCTGACTGGCCGCAATGCCTCTCTGTTATTTGCTACCTTGGGCACCGGTGCCCTGACCACAGGGTACCTGCTGAATAAGCAGAATGTGTGTGCTGCGGCCCGGGAGCAACACAAGCTATTCCCACCAAG CGCAGACTACCCTGACCTGCGCAAACACAACAACTGCATGGCCGAGTGCCTCACGCCGGCCATCTACGCCAAGCTCCGCAACAAGGTGACGCCCAGCGGCTATACCCTGGACCAGTGCATCCAGACCGGAGTGGACAACCCTGGCCACCCCTTCATAAAGACCGTGGGCATGGTGGCTGGCGACGAGGAGTCCTATGAG GTGTTTGCTGACCTTTTTGACCCTGTCATTAAGCTGAGGCACAATGGCTATGACCCCAGGGTGATGAAGCACCCCACGGATTTGGATGCATCCAAG ATCACTCAGGGGCAGTTCGACGAGCGCTACGTGCTGTCGTCTCGGGTGCGCACAGGCCGCAGCATCCGCGGGCTGAGCCTGCCGCCCGCCTGCAGCCGGGCCGAGCGGAGGGAGGTGGAGAACGTGGCCATCACGGCACTGGAGGGTCTCAAGGGGGACCTGGCCGGGCGCTACTACAAGCTGTCCGAGATGACGGAGCAGGACCAGCAGCGGCTCATCGAT GACCACTTTCTATTTGATAAGCCAGTATCCCCTTTACTAACTTGTGCTGGGATGGCCCGTGACTGGCCAGATGCCCGGGGAATCTG GCATAATTATGACAAGACATTTCTCATCTGGATTAATGAGGAAGACCACACCAGAGTAATCTCTATGGAGAAAGGAGGCAATATGAAAAGAGTATTTGAGCGATTCTGTCGTGGACTTAAAGAG GTGGAACGCTTAATCCAAGAACGAGGCTGGGAGTTCATGTGGAATGAGCGCCTGGGGTACATTCTGACCTGCCCTTCAAACCTCGGCACGGGATTGCGAGCTGGTGTCCATGTCAGGATCCCAAAGCTCAGCAAG GATCCACGGTTTTCTAAGATCCTGGAGAACCTGAGACTGCAGAAGCGGGGCACAGGCGGTGTGGACACTGCAGCGGTAGCAGACGTGTACGACATTTCCAACATAGATCGAATTGGCCGATCGGAG GTCGAGCTTGTTCAGATAGTCATCGATGGAGTCAATTACCTGGTGGATTGTGAGAAGAAGCTGGAGAGAGGCCAGGATATTAAGGTGCCACCTCCTCTACCTCAGTTTGGCAAGAAGTGA